The Lysobacter sp. genome includes a window with the following:
- a CDS encoding malonyl-CoA synthase: MPNPLYDRLFAPLADKPLPFLTRADATAISGVGFLAMVHRAAGALRAQGVRAGDRVAVQIAKTPEALAAYGATAAVGAVFLPLNTAYTAAEVDYFVGDAEPALLLVDPARADALAPIAAAHGAKLSTLGADGCGGFRDLCDAQSEAFAVEDCGDDDLAALLYTSGTTGRSKGAMLTHRNLLSNAEALAREWRYSTDDVLLHALPIFHTHGLFVATNVTLLSGASMLFLPGFDLEAILRLLPRATVLMGVPTFYTRLLDAPQFDHALCERMRLFVSGSAPLPAETHGAFEARTGHRILERYGMTETNMNTSNPYDGDRRAGTVGLPLPGVEVIVADPDTGVPLPAGDTGVVEVRGPNVFKGYWRMPEKTREEFRGNGFFITGDLGCFSDDGYLTLVGRQKDLVITGGFNVYPKEVELLLDEQPGVLESAVIGVPHPDFGEAVVAVLVAEPNAMLDLAAIDAALREQLARYKQPKALEIVAELPRNTMGKVQKNLLRQRFDERFKADAPKNP; this comes from the coding sequence GTGCCGAATCCACTTTACGACCGCCTGTTCGCGCCGCTTGCCGACAAGCCCCTGCCGTTCCTCACGCGAGCCGATGCCACCGCGATCTCCGGCGTCGGATTCCTCGCGATGGTGCATCGCGCTGCGGGTGCGCTGCGCGCGCAGGGTGTGCGCGCCGGCGACCGCGTTGCGGTGCAGATCGCGAAGACGCCGGAGGCGCTGGCCGCCTATGGCGCGACCGCGGCGGTCGGCGCGGTGTTCCTGCCGCTCAATACCGCCTACACCGCTGCGGAAGTGGATTATTTCGTCGGCGATGCCGAGCCCGCGCTGCTGCTGGTCGATCCCGCGCGGGCCGACGCGCTTGCGCCGATCGCCGCCGCGCATGGCGCGAAGTTGTCGACGCTGGGTGCGGACGGATGTGGCGGTTTCCGCGATCTGTGCGACGCGCAATCGGAGGCCTTCGCCGTCGAAGACTGCGGCGACGACGATCTCGCCGCGCTGCTCTACACCTCGGGTACCACCGGACGCTCGAAAGGCGCGATGCTGACCCACCGCAATCTGCTGTCGAACGCCGAAGCGCTGGCGCGCGAATGGCGCTACAGCACAGACGACGTGCTGCTGCACGCACTGCCGATCTTCCACACCCACGGCTTGTTCGTCGCGACCAACGTGACCCTGCTCAGCGGCGCATCGATGCTGTTCCTGCCGGGTTTCGATCTCGAAGCGATCCTGCGCCTGCTGCCGCGCGCGACCGTGCTGATGGGCGTGCCCACCTTCTACACGCGCCTGCTCGATGCGCCACAGTTCGATCATGCGCTGTGCGAACGCATGCGGCTGTTCGTCTCGGGCTCCGCGCCGCTGCCCGCCGAAACGCATGGCGCATTCGAAGCGCGCACCGGGCACCGCATCCTCGAACGCTACGGCATGACCGAAACCAACATGAACACCTCGAACCCATACGACGGCGACCGCCGCGCCGGCACCGTCGGCCTGCCGCTGCCGGGCGTCGAAGTGATCGTCGCCGATCCCGACACCGGCGTGCCGCTGCCCGCAGGCGACACCGGCGTGGTCGAAGTGCGCGGCCCCAACGTGTTCAAGGGCTATTGGCGCATGCCGGAGAAAACCCGGGAGGAATTCCGCGGCAACGGCTTCTTCATCACCGGCGACCTCGGCTGCTTCAGCGACGACGGCTATCTCACGCTCGTCGGCCGCCAGAAGGATCTGGTCATCACCGGCGGCTTCAACGTCTATCCGAAGGAAGTCGAGCTGCTGCTCGACGAACAGCCCGGTGTCTTGGAATCCGCAGTGATCGGCGTCCCGCATCCCGACTTCGGGGAAGCGGTGGTCGCGGTGCTGGTCGCCGAACCGAACGCAATGTTGGACCTTGCCGCCATCGATGCTGCCCTGCGCGAACAGCTCGCGCGCTACAAACAGCCGAAGGCGCTGGAGATCGTCGCCGAGCTGCCGCGCAACACCATGGGCAAGGTGCAGAAGAACCTGCTGCGACAGAGGTTTGACGAGAGATTCAAGGCCGACGCCCCGAAGAATCCCTAG
- a CDS encoding DUF3365 domain-containing protein: MTLPKIEKSVLVLAALAVLGIYLFATAPSDLEGDRSGGRTVPVETLFRLLNAENASIRKLYTTDIVTPGLKNGLKYREDWKDKDVHAGPLPALVLRETANRLQQRVPDLSLFLGSTFPIEASNQFKGAQLAYFDKIDKNREPQFFLDDSSGRYTAMFADIAGAPACVKCHNEHPKSPRKDWKLDDVMGATTWSFPRKQVSTDELVEILGAYRTAALDTYSAYLKETESFADGERPELGARWPKDGLYLPDDETFRKSVEERNSTASLSLLLQTSAAPERAIAAKAGASKPDKAGTAP, translated from the coding sequence ATGACCCTGCCGAAGATCGAAAAATCCGTACTGGTGCTCGCGGCGCTGGCCGTGCTGGGCATCTATCTGTTCGCGACCGCGCCTTCAGATCTGGAAGGCGATCGCAGCGGGGGCCGCACCGTGCCGGTCGAAACGCTGTTCCGGTTGTTGAATGCCGAGAACGCATCGATCCGCAAGCTCTACACCACGGACATCGTCACCCCGGGCCTCAAGAACGGCCTGAAATATCGCGAAGACTGGAAAGACAAGGACGTTCACGCCGGCCCGTTGCCCGCGCTGGTCCTGCGCGAAACCGCGAACCGGCTGCAACAGCGCGTGCCGGACCTGAGCCTGTTCCTCGGCTCGACGTTCCCGATCGAAGCGTCCAATCAATTCAAGGGCGCGCAGCTGGCGTATTTCGACAAGATCGACAAGAACCGGGAACCGCAGTTCTTCCTCGACGACAGCAGCGGGCGCTACACCGCGATGTTCGCCGACATCGCCGGCGCGCCCGCCTGCGTCAAATGCCACAACGAACACCCGAAAAGCCCGCGCAAGGACTGGAAGCTCGACGATGTGATGGGCGCGACGACGTGGTCGTTTCCGCGCAAACAGGTTTCGACCGATGAACTGGTGGAGATTCTCGGCGCCTACCGCACCGCCGCGCTCGACACCTACAGCGCATACCTGAAGGAAACCGAAAGCTTCGCGGACGGGGAACGTCCGGAATTGGGCGCACGCTGGCCGAAGGACGGGCTGTATCTGCCCGACGACGAAACCTTCCGCAAAAGCGTGGAAGAACGCAATTCCACCGCGTCGCTGAGCCTGTTGCTGCAGACATCCGCCGCGCCGGAACGGGCCATCGCCGCCAAGGCCGGCGCCAGCAAGCCGGACAAAGCGGGGACAGCGCCGTGA
- a CDS encoding saccharopine dehydrogenase, protein MDKSFDLIVFGATGFTGRLVAEYLNATHGVGGSVRWAMAGRSATKLAEVRDALGIDPSLPLLVADASDTDALAALVKQTHVVLTTVGPYQLYGEPLIRACATAGTDYVDLCGEPGWMAQMIPQLQDTARASGARIVFSCGFDSIPFDLGVVYAQHEAQQRLGAALARVHGRVKVMKGTFSGGTIASMLATMEAIGRNRALVKTLGDPFALTPGFRGPRQPNDNVAAFDELANSWTAPFVMATINTKNVHRSHLLLGHPWGRDFIYSERTLTGDGAGGEKRAKKMARASKLQTMLLAFAPTRALLRRFKLPKPGEGPNKEQREKGRYEVLFFGETADGGKLTVSVAGDRDPGYGSTCKMITEAALCLVQDVDHKTTPGGVWTPGAAMGMTLVKRLEEKAGLTFKAVEPT, encoded by the coding sequence ATGGACAAATCCTTCGATCTCATCGTCTTCGGCGCCACCGGCTTCACCGGCCGGCTGGTCGCCGAATATCTCAATGCGACCCATGGTGTCGGCGGCAGCGTGCGCTGGGCGATGGCCGGACGCAGCGCAACCAAGCTCGCGGAGGTCCGCGATGCGCTGGGGATCGACCCGTCGCTTCCATTGCTGGTCGCTGACGCCAGCGACACCGACGCGCTGGCTGCGCTGGTGAAACAGACGCACGTGGTCCTGACCACCGTCGGCCCGTACCAGTTGTACGGCGAGCCCTTGATCCGTGCCTGCGCCACCGCCGGCACCGACTATGTCGATCTCTGCGGCGAACCCGGCTGGATGGCGCAGATGATCCCGCAACTGCAGGACACCGCCCGCGCCAGCGGCGCACGCATCGTGTTCTCCTGCGGCTTCGATTCGATCCCCTTCGACCTCGGCGTGGTTTACGCGCAGCACGAAGCGCAGCAACGCCTGGGTGCAGCGCTCGCGCGCGTGCACGGCCGGGTGAAGGTCATGAAAGGCACGTTCTCCGGCGGCACCATCGCCAGCATGCTCGCGACGATGGAAGCGATCGGCCGCAACCGCGCGCTGGTCAAGACCCTCGGCGACCCGTTCGCGCTCACGCCCGGTTTCCGCGGCCCGCGCCAGCCCAACGACAACGTCGCCGCGTTCGACGAGCTTGCGAACAGTTGGACCGCGCCGTTCGTGATGGCCACGATCAATACCAAGAACGTGCATCGCAGCCATCTGCTGCTGGGGCACCCGTGGGGCCGGGACTTCATCTACAGCGAACGCACCCTGACCGGCGATGGCGCCGGCGGCGAAAAGCGCGCGAAGAAGATGGCGCGCGCGTCGAAACTGCAGACGATGCTGCTCGCATTCGCGCCGACGCGCGCACTGTTGCGCCGTTTCAAGCTGCCGAAACCCGGCGAAGGCCCGAACAAGGAACAGCGCGAGAAAGGTCGCTACGAAGTGCTGTTCTTCGGCGAAACCGCCGATGGCGGAAAACTCACCGTCAGCGTCGCCGGCGATCGCGACCCGGGCTATGGATCGACCTGCAAGATGATCACCGAGGCCGCGCTGTGCCTGGTGCAGGATGTCGACCACAAGACGACGCCCGGCGGCGTGTGGACACCGGGCGCGGCGATGGGGATGACGCTGGTGAAGCGGCTGGAGGAGAAGGCGGGGCTCACGTTCAAAGCGGTGGAGCCCACCTGA
- a CDS encoding FAD-dependent oxidoreductase, with product MRITIIGAGFTGTTLASELATSFDTDLDVHLVGVASNFGCGVAYGDARGEHLLNARAGQLGAFADKPADFAQWLNLSTRAHDAFLPRAAYGEYLLDRLHDAEATSTNLTTLEQEVIEIDSVPGGGYRIHLDDGASFFSDRVVLAVGALPPQRLAGVGPRLARHARYVASPWQEGELDRIDADARLLIVGTGLTMVDVVATLRRRGHRGRIVAMSRHGLLPQRHTEVPSDPVELPPVLLQALRANDLHALVAAVRSVGRLVDDWRTLIDALRPHLQAFWGGLSAMQRARFLRHVRAYWETHRHRMAPRAADDIDEALKSGQLRLLKGRLLRAGVAGDAVSALIRPRGSPTAEPHLFDGLIRATGLDTDISRTTHPLIQHLVASGTIIPDPLGLGIRTSSSFEVLDSDHHPVPGLYCVGALARGHCWELTAIAELRSAVYALSRQLRQGPTDNAPAADATLRSMASC from the coding sequence ATGCGCATCACCATCATCGGCGCCGGGTTCACCGGCACGACGCTCGCAAGCGAGCTCGCGACATCGTTCGACACCGATCTCGACGTCCATCTGGTCGGCGTTGCCAGCAACTTCGGATGCGGCGTGGCCTATGGCGATGCGCGTGGCGAGCACCTGCTGAATGCGCGCGCGGGCCAACTCGGTGCGTTCGCGGACAAGCCCGCGGATTTCGCGCAGTGGCTGAATCTTTCGACGCGCGCGCACGACGCCTTCCTGCCCCGCGCGGCGTACGGCGAGTATCTGCTGGATCGCCTTCACGACGCCGAGGCGACTTCGACCAACCTGACGACGCTCGAACAGGAAGTGATCGAGATCGACAGCGTGCCCGGCGGCGGATACCGGATCCATCTCGACGACGGCGCCAGCTTCTTCAGCGATCGCGTCGTGCTGGCGGTGGGTGCGTTGCCGCCTCAACGACTGGCTGGCGTGGGGCCTCGACTCGCAAGGCATGCGCGCTATGTGGCGTCGCCCTGGCAGGAAGGCGAACTGGACCGCATCGACGCCGACGCGCGCCTGCTCATCGTCGGCACCGGCCTGACCATGGTCGATGTGGTGGCGACCCTGCGCCGCCGCGGCCATCGCGGCCGGATCGTCGCGATGTCCCGGCACGGCCTGCTTCCGCAGCGGCACACCGAAGTGCCCAGCGATCCCGTCGAGCTTCCGCCGGTCCTGCTGCAAGCGCTACGCGCGAACGATCTGCACGCGCTGGTCGCTGCGGTGCGCTCGGTCGGCCGTCTGGTGGACGACTGGCGCACGCTGATCGACGCGCTTCGACCGCATCTCCAGGCGTTCTGGGGCGGGCTCTCCGCGATGCAGCGGGCACGCTTCCTGCGCCATGTCCGCGCCTACTGGGAAACCCATCGCCACCGGATGGCGCCGCGCGCAGCCGACGACATCGACGAAGCCCTGAAGAGCGGGCAACTACGGCTGCTGAAAGGCCGGCTGCTGCGCGCAGGGGTCGCGGGCGATGCCGTATCGGCCCTGATCCGCCCACGCGGTAGTCCTACGGCGGAACCGCACCTGTTCGACGGATTGATCCGCGCGACCGGACTGGATACCGATATCTCGCGGACCACGCATCCGTTGATCCAGCACCTGGTGGCGAGTGGGACGATCATCCCGGATCCATTGGGGCTGGGGATACGGACATCATCGTCCTTCGAAGTCTTGGATTCCGACCACCATCCCGTGCCCGGACTGTACTGCGTGGGCGCGCTGGCCCGGGGCCATTGCTGGGAACTGACCGCCATCGCAGAACTGCGCAGCGCGGTGTACGCGCTGTCGCGGCAACTGCGCCAGGGCCCGACGGACAACGCCCCGGCCGCAGATGCGACGCTACGCAGCATGGCGTCCTGCTGA
- the thiC gene encoding phosphomethylpyrimidine synthase ThiC, whose amino-acid sequence MNAVPSTLLQQTEQLSESVTRPIPGSRKIFVEGSRPDVRVAMREVALSQTPTLFGGEANAPVTIYDPSGPYTDPDVRIDLAAGLAALRAGWIEARGDTERLSALSSEFGRTREGNPKLDAVRFPNRALPRRAKDGANVSQMHYAKRGIVTPEMEYVAIRENQRLEAVREAHLLQQHPGVSFGANIQTVITPEFVRDEIARGRAILPNNINHPESEPMIIGRNFLTKINANIGNSAVSSGIAEEVEKLVWAIRWGGDTVMDLSTGKHIHETREWIIRNSPVPIGTVPIYQALEKVDGRAEALTWEIFRDTLIEQAEQGVDYFTIHAGVLLRHVPLTAKRVTGIVSRGGSIMAKWCLAHHRENFLYTHFEDICEIMKAYDVAFSLGDGLRPGCIADANDAAQFGELEALGELTKIAWKHDVQTMIEGPGHVPMQLIKENMDKQLSECGEAPFYTLGPLTTDIAPGYDHITSAIGAAMIGWYGCAMLCYVTPKEHLGLPNRQDVRDGIMAYKIAAHAADLAKGHPGAQIRDNALSKARFEFRWEDQFHLGLDPEKAQEFHDETMPKDAHKSAHFCSMCGPHFCSMKITQDVRDYAAEHGVDEQKALEAGMAEKSAEFLAQGAEVYRKE is encoded by the coding sequence ATGAATGCCGTGCCTTCCACGCTGCTGCAGCAGACCGAGCAACTTTCCGAATCCGTGACCCGGCCGATTCCCGGCTCGCGCAAGATCTTCGTCGAAGGCTCGCGTCCCGATGTCCGCGTGGCGATGCGCGAGGTCGCGCTGTCGCAGACACCGACCCTGTTCGGTGGCGAAGCGAACGCACCCGTGACCATCTACGACCCGTCCGGCCCCTACACCGACCCGGATGTGCGGATCGATCTGGCCGCCGGTCTCGCCGCGTTGCGCGCAGGCTGGATCGAAGCGCGCGGCGACACCGAGCGTCTGTCCGCGCTGAGTTCGGAATTCGGCCGTACGCGCGAAGGCAATCCCAAGCTCGATGCTGTGCGCTTTCCGAACCGCGCGCTGCCGCGTCGCGCAAAGGACGGCGCCAACGTCTCGCAGATGCACTATGCCAAGCGCGGCATCGTGACGCCGGAAATGGAATACGTGGCGATCCGCGAAAACCAGCGCCTCGAGGCGGTCCGCGAAGCGCACCTTTTGCAACAGCACCCGGGCGTAAGCTTCGGCGCGAACATCCAGACAGTCATCACCCCCGAGTTCGTGCGCGACGAGATCGCCCGCGGTCGCGCGATCCTGCCCAACAACATCAACCACCCGGAAAGCGAGCCGATGATCATCGGCCGCAATTTCCTCACCAAGATCAACGCGAACATCGGCAATTCCGCCGTCAGTTCAGGCATCGCCGAGGAAGTCGAGAAGCTGGTGTGGGCGATCCGCTGGGGCGGCGACACGGTGATGGACCTCAGCACCGGCAAGCACATCCACGAAACCCGCGAATGGATCATCCGCAATTCGCCGGTGCCGATCGGCACCGTGCCGATCTACCAGGCGCTGGAGAAGGTCGACGGACGCGCCGAAGCGCTGACCTGGGAGATTTTCCGCGACACGCTGATCGAGCAGGCGGAGCAGGGCGTCGATTACTTCACCATCCATGCGGGCGTACTGCTGCGCCACGTGCCGCTCACCGCGAAGCGCGTGACCGGCATCGTGTCGCGCGGCGGTTCGATCATGGCGAAATGGTGCCTCGCGCACCACAGGGAAAATTTCCTCTACACGCACTTCGAAGACATCTGCGAGATCATGAAGGCCTACGACGTGGCCTTCTCGCTGGGCGACGGCCTGCGTCCGGGCTGCATCGCCGACGCCAACGACGCCGCGCAGTTCGGAGAACTCGAAGCGCTGGGCGAATTGACCAAGATCGCGTGGAAGCACGATGTACAGACCATGATCGAAGGCCCCGGCCACGTGCCGATGCAGCTGATCAAGGAAAACATGGACAAGCAGCTGAGCGAATGCGGCGAAGCGCCGTTCTACACGCTCGGTCCGCTGACCACCGACATCGCGCCGGGCTACGACCACATCACCTCGGCGATCGGCGCGGCGATGATCGGGTGGTACGGCTGCGCGATGCTTTGCTACGTCACGCCGAAGGAGCATCTTGGCCTGCCGAACCGCCAGGACGTGCGCGACGGCATCATGGCCTACAAGATCGCCGCGCATGCCGCCGATCTGGCCAAGGGTCATCCGGGCGCGCAGATCCGCGACAACGCGCTGAGCAAGGCGCGCTTCGAGTTCCGCTGGGAAGACCAGTTCCATCTCGGCCTGGATCCGGAGAAGGCCCAGGAATTCCACGACGAAACCATGCCGAAGGATGCGCACAAGAGCGCGCACTTCTGCTCGATGTGCGGCCCGCATTTCTGTTCGATGAAGATCACCCAGGATGTGCGCGACTACGCGGCCGAGCACGGCGTCGACGAACAAAAGGCGTTGGAAGCCGGGATGGCGGAGAAATCCGCGGAGTTCCTGGCGCAGGGCGCGGAGGTGTATCGGAAGGAATAA
- a CDS encoding potassium transporter TrkA, whose protein sequence is MPTSSRITWRDRLRYRFENTLSRGTVAIIGWLALLSAGIVALATLAIWTLRVRTAPDDGTSSLGALEGAWQSMLHALDPGTLAGDQGWLLRALMLVVTVGGIFIVSMLIGTITSGLDARLQDMRKGRSRVIESNHTLILGWSSKVFSIIGELMIANENQKRPCIVILADRDKVEMEDDIRAKFPDTKNTRVICRSGDPLDLDDLAVVAPHEARSIIVLAPETENPDIHVIKSVLAITNNPDRREGAYHVVAEIRDAHNLEAAHLVGGKEAVFVQGADLIARVTAQTCRQSGLSVVYTELLDFDGAEIYFTPAGSLSGRSYREVLSSFEDSAVIGLMHGDGEVQINPVMETVLRTDDQIIAISEDDDTLIPSKTAAPMPDASCIVDGAKTESMPERTLVLGWNEKTEAVIRELDNYVAAGSKITVIRAWGEDEASLAAAGALKRQRMALVTGDIASLATLEWARVTEYDHIIVMSDTRLPIQEADAQTLICLLHLRNLAEAAGKDLSIVSEMMDLRNRALAQVARADDFIVSDTLVSLMLSQLSENRHLDRVFRTLFSADGSEIYIRHARDYIAAGYEVDFHTVIEAAARRGETAIGYRIVADGGDPAQGFGVKVNPNKSARIRFAADDQLIVLAED, encoded by the coding sequence ATGCCCACCTCCAGCCGCATCACCTGGCGCGACCGTCTGCGCTACCGCTTCGAGAACACCCTGTCGCGCGGCACCGTCGCCATCATCGGCTGGCTGGCCCTGTTGTCCGCCGGCATCGTCGCGTTGGCGACGCTGGCGATCTGGACGTTGCGGGTGCGCACCGCCCCCGACGACGGCACCAGCAGCCTCGGCGCGCTGGAAGGGGCCTGGCAGAGCATGCTCCACGCACTCGATCCCGGCACCCTGGCCGGCGACCAGGGCTGGCTGCTGCGCGCACTCATGCTGGTGGTCACCGTCGGCGGCATCTTCATCGTCAGCATGCTGATCGGCACGATCACCTCGGGTCTCGATGCGCGGCTGCAGGACATGCGCAAGGGCCGCTCGCGGGTGATCGAATCCAACCACACGCTGATCCTCGGCTGGTCCAGCAAGGTGTTCTCGATCATCGGCGAGCTGATGATCGCCAACGAGAACCAGAAGCGCCCGTGCATCGTCATCCTGGCCGACCGCGACAAGGTCGAGATGGAAGACGACATCCGCGCGAAATTCCCGGACACGAAGAACACCCGGGTGATCTGCCGCAGTGGCGATCCGCTGGATCTCGACGATCTCGCGGTCGTGGCGCCGCACGAGGCGCGTTCGATCATCGTGCTGGCGCCGGAAACCGAGAATCCGGACATCCACGTGATCAAGTCGGTGCTGGCGATCACCAACAATCCGGATCGCCGCGAAGGTGCGTACCACGTCGTCGCCGAAATCCGCGATGCGCACAATCTCGAGGCCGCACATCTGGTCGGCGGCAAGGAAGCGGTGTTCGTGCAGGGCGCCGATCTGATCGCCCGCGTCACCGCACAGACCTGCCGGCAATCGGGTCTGAGCGTGGTCTACACCGAACTGCTGGATTTCGACGGCGCGGAAATCTATTTCACGCCAGCGGGCAGTTTGAGTGGGCGCAGCTATCGCGAGGTGCTGTCGAGTTTCGAGGACTCGGCGGTGATCGGCCTGATGCACGGCGACGGCGAGGTGCAGATCAATCCGGTCATGGAGACGGTCCTGCGCACCGACGACCAGATCATCGCGATCAGCGAGGACGACGACACCCTGATTCCATCGAAGACCGCAGCGCCGATGCCCGATGCGTCGTGCATCGTCGACGGCGCGAAAACGGAATCGATGCCCGAGCGCACGCTGGTGCTGGGCTGGAACGAAAAAACCGAAGCGGTGATCCGCGAACTCGACAACTACGTTGCCGCAGGCTCGAAGATCACCGTGATCCGCGCTTGGGGCGAAGACGAAGCCAGTCTGGCGGCTGCAGGCGCGCTCAAACGCCAGCGCATGGCATTGGTGACCGGCGACATCGCCAGTCTGGCCACGCTGGAATGGGCGCGCGTCACCGAATACGACCACATCATCGTGATGAGCGACACCCGTCTGCCGATCCAGGAAGCCGACGCGCAGACCCTGATCTGCCTGCTGCACCTGCGCAACCTCGCCGAAGCCGCCGGCAAGGATCTGAGCATCGTCAGCGAGATGATGGACCTGCGCAATCGCGCGCTGGCACAGGTGGCGCGCGCCGACGATTTCATCGTCAGCGACACTCTGGTCAGTTTGATGCTGTCGCAGCTGTCGGAAAACAGGCATCTCGACCGCGTCTTCCGGACGCTGTTCAGCGCCGACGGCTCGGAGATCTACATCCGCCATGCGCGCGACTACATCGCGGCCGGGTACGAGGTCGATTTCCACACCGTCATCGAAGCCGCCGCGCGGCGCGGCGAAACCGCGATCGGCTATCGCATCGTCGCCGATGGCGGCGACCCGGCGCAGGGCTTCGGAGTGAAGGTCAACCCGAACAAATCGGCGCGGATCCGATTCGCGGCCGACGATCAGCTGATCGTACTGGCCGAGGATTGA
- a CDS encoding 2-oxoacid:ferredoxin oxidoreductase subunit beta: MTYLTKPKLHHPSLGCNAIGFTRRDYEGKISTLCAGCGHDSISAAIIQACWELDIEPHRVAKLSGIGCSSKTPDYFLGQSHGFNTVHGRMPSVLTGANLANRDLIYLGVSGDGDSASIGIGQFVHAIRRGVNMVYIVENNGVYGLTKGQFSATADQGSVSKKGVANTDSPLDLVTMALQLGASYVGRGFSGDKKQLVPLIKGALSHRGTAFIDVISPCVAFNNHAGSTKSYDYVREHNDAVNQLDVMLPRAEIAVDYAPGDTISVEQHDGSVLRLRKLEAEYDPRDRIASMNFIQQHHARGEVVTGLLYVDGDAGDLHQHLNTVAAPLNTLGAAELSPGSAILDKINAALR, translated from the coding sequence ATGACCTACCTCACCAAACCGAAACTGCACCATCCCTCGCTCGGCTGCAACGCGATCGGCTTCACCCGTCGCGATTACGAGGGCAAGATCAGCACGCTGTGCGCGGGCTGCGGGCACGATTCGATCTCGGCGGCGATCATCCAGGCCTGCTGGGAACTGGATATCGAACCGCATCGCGTCGCCAAGCTCTCGGGCATCGGCTGCAGCAGCAAGACGCCGGATTATTTCCTCGGCCAGTCGCACGGGTTCAATACCGTGCACGGCCGCATGCCCTCGGTGCTGACCGGCGCCAACCTCGCCAATCGCGACCTGATCTATCTGGGCGTGTCCGGCGACGGCGATTCCGCGTCGATCGGCATCGGCCAGTTCGTGCATGCGATCCGGCGCGGCGTGAACATGGTCTACATCGTCGAGAACAATGGCGTCTACGGTTTGACCAAGGGCCAGTTCTCGGCGACGGCGGATCAGGGGTCGGTGTCGAAGAAGGGCGTCGCCAACACCGACAGCCCGCTGGACCTGGTCACGATGGCGCTGCAGTTGGGTGCGAGTTACGTCGGCCGCGGATTTTCGGGCGACAAGAAGCAGTTGGTGCCGCTGATCAAGGGCGCACTGTCGCATCGCGGCACCGCGTTCATCGATGTGATCAGCCCCTGCGTCGCCTTCAACAACCACGCCGGCAGCACCAAGAGCTACGACTACGTGCGCGAGCACAACGATGCGGTCAACCAGCTCGATGTGATGCTGCCGCGCGCGGAGATCGCCGTCGACTACGCACCCGGCGACACGATCTCGGTCGAACAGCACGACGGTTCGGTGCTGCGCCTGCGCAAGCTGGAAGCGGAATACGATCCGCGCGACCGCATCGCGTCGATGAACTTCATCCAGCAGCACCACGCGCGCGGCGAAGTCGTGACCGGCCTGCTCTACGTCGATGGCGACGCCGGCGACCTGCACCAGCATCTCAACACCGTCGCCGCGCCTCTGAATACGCTGGGCGCGGCGGAATTGAGCCCGGGTTCGGCGATTCTCGACAAGATCAACGCCGCTCTGCGTTGA